In Dryobates pubescens isolate bDryPub1 chromosome 15, bDryPub1.pri, whole genome shotgun sequence, the following proteins share a genomic window:
- the KCTD17 gene encoding BTB/POZ domain-containing protein KCTD17 isoform X3, which translates to MRMEGGEEMQGAVGLRRAWDIAPPAGTPAKWVRLNVGGTVFLTTRQTLCREQKSFLCRLCQGEELQSDRDETGAYLIDRDPTYFGPILNFLRHGKLVLDKDMAEEGVLEEAEFYNIGPLIRIIKDRLEEKDYTITQVPPKHVYRVLQCQEEELTQMVSTMSDGWSFEQLVNIGSSYNYGNEDQTEFLCVVSKELYNSPNGLSSEPSQKAKLLQARGLRMCL; encoded by the exons atgaggatggaagGTGGGGAGGAGATGCAGGGCGCCGTGGGGCTGCGCCGCGCCTGGGACATCGCGCCACCCGCTGGCACCCCGGCCAAGTGGGTGAGGCTCAATGTGGGGGGCACCGTCTTCCTCACCACCAGGCAGACCCTGTGTCGGGAGCAGAAATCTTTCCTGTGTCGCTTGTGCCAGGGCGAGGAGCTGCAGTCGGACCGG GATGAGACTGGCGCATACCTAATAGACCGGGACCCCACTTACTTTGGACCCATTCTGAACTTCCTCCGTCATGGAAAGCTGGTCCTGGATAAAGATATGGCTGAAGAGG GGGTTCTAGAAGAAGCTGAGTTCTATAACATTGGTCCTTTAATCCGAATAATCAAGGACcggctggaggagaaggactaCACCATAACTCAG GTGCCTCCTAAGCATGTCTACCGTGTGCTACAGTGCCAGGAAGAGGAGCTCACTCAGATGGTGTCCACTATGTCAGATGGATGGAGTTTTGAGCAG CTTGTGAACATTGGCTCATCCTATAACTATGGGAATGAGGATCAAACAGAGTTCCTGTGTGTGGTCTCCAAAGAGCTGTACAATTCCCCCAATGGCCTGAGCTCGGAGCCCAGCCAGAAAGCCAAG
- the KCTD17 gene encoding BTB/POZ domain-containing protein KCTD17 isoform X2 produces MRMEGGEEMQGAVGLRRAWDIAPPAGTPAKWVRLNVGGTVFLTTRQTLCREQKSFLCRLCQGEELQSDRDETGAYLIDRDPTYFGPILNFLRHGKLVLDKDMAEEGVLEEAEFYNIGPLIRIIKDRLEEKDYTITQVPPKHVYRVLQCQEEELTQMVSTMSDGWSFEQLVNIGSSYNYGNEDQTEFLCVVSKELYNSPNGLSSEPSQKAKVCYLSALSAPASLSSA; encoded by the exons atgaggatggaagGTGGGGAGGAGATGCAGGGCGCCGTGGGGCTGCGCCGCGCCTGGGACATCGCGCCACCCGCTGGCACCCCGGCCAAGTGGGTGAGGCTCAATGTGGGGGGCACCGTCTTCCTCACCACCAGGCAGACCCTGTGTCGGGAGCAGAAATCTTTCCTGTGTCGCTTGTGCCAGGGCGAGGAGCTGCAGTCGGACCGG GATGAGACTGGCGCATACCTAATAGACCGGGACCCCACTTACTTTGGACCCATTCTGAACTTCCTCCGTCATGGAAAGCTGGTCCTGGATAAAGATATGGCTGAAGAGG GGGTTCTAGAAGAAGCTGAGTTCTATAACATTGGTCCTTTAATCCGAATAATCAAGGACcggctggaggagaaggactaCACCATAACTCAG GTGCCTCCTAAGCATGTCTACCGTGTGCTACAGTGCCAGGAAGAGGAGCTCACTCAGATGGTGTCCACTATGTCAGATGGATGGAGTTTTGAGCAG CTTGTGAACATTGGCTCATCCTATAACTATGGGAATGAGGATCAAACAGAGTTCCTGTGTGTGGTCTCCAAAGAGCTGTACAATTCCCCCAATGGCCTGAGCTCGGAGCCCAGCCAGAAAGCCAAG